A genomic window from Nocardioides rotundus includes:
- a CDS encoding cation:proton antiporter domain-containing protein, protein MTLDVLLIATGALGVLVAALSARIRRLPVSEPLLALVVGVLVGPEVLRALPFPPITTEHASVHDATRILLVISVMGVALRYPFGSVRAQLRPVSILLLMAMPAMALISTGLTAGILGVTLGAALLLGTAICPTDPVLASSVVTGKPAEEDLPARDRQILSLESGANDGLALLFVLAAVAFAGPMSAGRAAADALWQVLGAVALGVLAGWLGGRALRAGEAHGATAHGPMLLFTVLLALLVLGLSGVLHLDGVLAAFVAGLAFNLTSTGAERTAEVEIDEAANRFAVLPMFVLLGATLPWTVWGELGWTAIALALAVLLLRRLPVLLLLKRPLNLGWPDALYLGWFGPVGVSAVFYLTLEAEELGLPETVMGAGIMVVVVSTVAHGVTSSAGRLLYRRLTGETPTGQPVLEG, encoded by the coding sequence ATGACCCTCGACGTGCTGCTCATCGCGACCGGCGCGCTCGGCGTGCTGGTGGCTGCGCTGTCTGCACGAATCAGGCGTCTGCCCGTATCCGAGCCGCTACTTGCGCTGGTGGTCGGCGTGCTCGTCGGGCCCGAGGTGCTCCGCGCTTTGCCTTTTCCACCGATCACCACCGAGCATGCGAGCGTTCACGACGCGACACGGATCCTGCTGGTGATCTCGGTGATGGGGGTCGCGCTGCGCTATCCGTTCGGTTCGGTCCGTGCACAGCTCCGGCCGGTCTCGATCCTGCTGTTAATGGCCATGCCGGCCATGGCGTTGATCTCCACAGGTCTGACCGCCGGGATCCTCGGGGTCACGCTGGGCGCTGCGCTGCTGCTCGGGACAGCGATCTGCCCTACCGACCCGGTCCTCGCCTCCAGCGTGGTCACCGGCAAGCCCGCAGAGGAGGACCTACCGGCCCGTGACCGGCAGATCCTCTCGCTGGAGTCAGGCGCCAACGACGGTCTGGCCCTGCTGTTCGTGCTGGCCGCGGTCGCGTTTGCTGGACCGATGAGCGCTGGACGGGCAGCTGCGGACGCTCTCTGGCAGGTGCTGGGCGCTGTCGCTCTCGGTGTGCTGGCTGGCTGGCTCGGGGGTCGCGCACTGCGGGCTGGGGAGGCGCACGGTGCGACAGCCCACGGCCCGATGCTGCTCTTCACGGTCTTGCTCGCCCTGCTCGTTCTGGGACTGTCCGGGGTGCTCCATCTCGACGGCGTGCTCGCAGCGTTCGTCGCGGGGCTCGCCTTCAACTTGACCAGCACTGGCGCAGAGCGGACGGCGGAGGTCGAGATTGACGAGGCGGCCAATCGGTTCGCAGTCCTGCCGATGTTCGTTCTGCTGGGTGCCACCCTCCCCTGGACCGTCTGGGGCGAGCTCGGGTGGACGGCGATCGCACTCGCTCTCGCCGTGCTCCTGCTTCGTCGACTTCCCGTGCTGCTCCTGCTCAAACGACCGCTGAACCTGGGCTGGCCCGACGCGCTGTACCTGGGGTGGTTCGGGCCGGTCGGTGTCTCGGCCGTGTTCTACCTGACTCTCGAGGCGGAAGAGCTCGGTCTCCCTGAGACTGTCATGGGCGCCGGGATCATGGTGGTGGTCGTGAGCACCGTGGCCCATGGCGTTACCTCCTCGGCCGGCCGGCTGCTCTACCGACGCCTCACGGGCGAGACCCCGACCGGACAGCCAGTGCTCGAGGGTTGA
- a CDS encoding NADH-quinone oxidoreductase subunit N translates to MGSEMAMRPLLLLPEIVVFLGGLTVLVSGSFLPRTRQWVTRVIAAVALVAAAILAAVDLPGPAQPAMEGTFTVDTATGVARIVAAVGTLIVLALASDEIAGSPRESETYALFLFSTTGTLVLAGADDLLVVVVGFLLASIPLYGLIGIARTPRGAEAAMKTYLLGALFGILLLLGVTLLYGVSATTSYADLTDRLAEAPQGVVAASVVAVLGGLMFKAGGVPGHFWVPDAAEGAGGAVAAFLTTVPKIGAMVAAYRLIAMLPDTLAWPLLVAVLAVASMTLGNFAAYWQSDPRRLLGWSTVSQVGYLLVPVAVAGRSDLALPALLLYLAGYTVTNLAAFAVTTAFPDRRDLDSYRGMGRARPWLGASLVVALLGLVGTPPTVVFAGKLTTTAAAWDGGLAWLAVLVFVNTVVSLFYYLRWIAPVYGRGEPPARTLPGAFVPRAWSATTAVVTSALSLVLGIGAGVLWSVFSI, encoded by the coding sequence GTGGGCTCCGAGATGGCCATGCGGCCACTCCTGCTGCTGCCGGAGATCGTGGTGTTCCTCGGCGGGCTCACGGTCCTGGTCAGCGGGTCCTTCCTCCCGCGGACCCGCCAGTGGGTCACCCGCGTCATCGCCGCGGTCGCGCTGGTCGCCGCCGCCATCCTGGCCGCGGTCGACCTCCCCGGCCCGGCCCAGCCGGCGATGGAGGGCACCTTCACCGTCGACACCGCCACCGGAGTGGCGCGGATCGTCGCCGCCGTCGGCACGCTGATCGTCCTCGCGCTGGCCTCCGACGAGATCGCCGGCTCGCCACGGGAGAGCGAGACCTACGCACTCTTCCTGTTCTCGACCACCGGCACGCTCGTCCTCGCCGGCGCCGACGACCTGCTCGTCGTAGTGGTCGGGTTCCTGCTCGCGAGCATCCCGCTCTACGGCCTGATCGGCATCGCGCGCACGCCCCGCGGAGCCGAGGCGGCCATGAAGACCTACCTGCTGGGTGCCCTGTTCGGCATCCTCCTGCTGCTCGGGGTCACGCTGCTGTACGGAGTCTCCGCGACCACGTCGTACGCCGACCTCACCGACCGACTTGCTGAGGCGCCGCAGGGCGTGGTCGCGGCGAGCGTCGTGGCGGTGCTGGGTGGCTTGATGTTCAAGGCCGGCGGCGTCCCGGGGCACTTCTGGGTCCCCGATGCCGCCGAGGGTGCGGGCGGGGCGGTCGCGGCCTTCCTCACCACCGTGCCCAAGATCGGCGCGATGGTCGCCGCCTACCGACTCATCGCCATGCTCCCCGACACCCTCGCCTGGCCGCTGCTGGTCGCCGTCCTCGCGGTCGCCAGCATGACGCTCGGCAACTTCGCCGCCTACTGGCAGAGCGACCCCCGGCGCCTGCTCGGCTGGTCCACGGTCAGCCAGGTCGGCTACCTGCTCGTGCCGGTCGCGGTCGCCGGGCGCAGCGACCTGGCCCTGCCCGCCCTGCTGCTCTACCTTGCCGGCTACACCGTCACCAACCTCGCGGCATTCGCAGTGACGACCGCCTTCCCCGACCGGCGCGACCTCGACTCCTACCGCGGCATGGGCCGAGCCCGGCCGTGGCTTGGCGCATCCCTCGTGGTGGCGCTGCTCGGCCTCGTCGGCACCCCGCCGACCGTCGTCTTCGCCGGCAAGCTCACCACCACCGCCGCCGCCTGGGACGGCGGGCTTGCCTGGCTGGCCGTGCTGGTGTTCGTCAACACCGTGGTCAGTCTCTTCTACTACCTTCGGTGGATCGCACCCGTCTACGGCCGAGGGGAACCCCCCGCGCGGACCCTGCCAGGAGCGTTCGTTCCTCGTGCTTGGTCGGCGACGACGGCGGTGGTGACCTCGGCTCTCAGCCTCGTGCTCGGCATAGGCGCAGGCGTCCTCTGGAGTGTCTTCTCGATCTGA